A part of Sinorhizobium chiapasense genomic DNA contains:
- the tnpC gene encoding IS66 family transposase, translating into MKPADLELPDDVDALKAMVMAMAAKAARADVLEDEVADLKARNTDADEQIAKLKLILKAFNRYRYGRRSEKQGKSIEADLDEQGAFVFEEIDIGIAAIEALVSKGRNPGAAKRAPRPRKGFPPHLERVHVVIEPDELPEHAGKQKVLIGEDTSERLDVIPPKFRVIVTHRPKYAFKNEDGVIQASAPAHIVESGIPTEALLAYIAVSKYGDGLPLYRQEAIFLRDHVEVERGIMARWMGKLGFELEILADYTFSQIKRGERIFADETTLPTLVPGSGSAKTAYLWAYARDDRPFGGSGPPMVAYRFEDSRSGDCVARHLEGYRGILQIDGYTAYNRVARPDRGNDGALLAGCWAHGRRRFYELHANDSSKVATATIEKMGALWSIEEKVRGQSPDVRAAARQEASAAVVADLYKLWQDTLPRISGKSKLAEAIRYALHRREAFEQFLHDGRIEIDSNIVERAIRPQAIVRKNSLFAGNAGGGRTWATLSTLIQSAKMNEVDPLAWLTQTLERIAAGWPSSDLDALMPWNFKK; encoded by the coding sequence ATGAAACCAGCCGATCTCGAGCTTCCTGATGACGTTGATGCGCTGAAAGCCATGGTCATGGCGATGGCAGCAAAGGCTGCGCGCGCCGATGTTCTGGAAGACGAAGTCGCTGATCTGAAGGCCCGCAATACGGACGCGGACGAACAGATCGCCAAGTTGAAGCTGATCCTCAAAGCTTTCAATCGATACAGGTATGGCCGCCGTTCGGAAAAGCAGGGCAAGTCCATCGAGGCAGACCTGGACGAACAGGGCGCGTTTGTCTTCGAAGAAATCGACATTGGCATTGCCGCGATTGAGGCGCTGGTTTCCAAGGGCCGCAATCCAGGCGCTGCAAAGCGTGCGCCGCGCCCGCGCAAGGGCTTCCCGCCGCACCTGGAGCGGGTCCATGTAGTCATCGAGCCGGACGAACTGCCCGAACACGCTGGCAAACAGAAGGTCCTGATCGGGGAAGATACCTCCGAGCGGCTTGATGTCATTCCGCCGAAGTTCCGGGTGATCGTCACCCATCGCCCGAAGTATGCCTTCAAGAACGAAGACGGCGTCATCCAGGCCTCAGCCCCGGCGCATATCGTCGAAAGCGGCATTCCGACGGAAGCGCTGCTCGCCTATATCGCGGTCTCCAAATATGGCGACGGGTTGCCGCTCTATCGACAGGAGGCGATCTTCCTGCGCGACCATGTCGAGGTCGAGCGCGGTATCATGGCGCGGTGGATGGGTAAGCTCGGGTTCGAACTCGAGATCCTCGCGGACTACACCTTCAGCCAGATCAAACGAGGTGAACGAATATTCGCCGACGAGACGACATTACCGACACTTGTTCCCGGATCGGGGTCGGCAAAGACAGCGTATTTATGGGCGTACGCGCGGGACGATCGACCGTTCGGCGGCAGTGGTCCGCCGATGGTGGCCTATCGTTTTGAAGACAGTCGATCCGGCGATTGTGTCGCGCGGCATCTCGAAGGCTATCGCGGTATCCTGCAAATCGACGGATACACTGCCTATAACCGTGTTGCCCGCCCCGACCGCGGAAACGACGGCGCTCTATTGGCAGGATGCTGGGCGCATGGTCGCCGTCGGTTTTACGAACTGCACGCGAACGACAGTTCCAAGGTGGCAACGGCGACAATCGAAAAGATGGGCGCACTTTGGTCGATTGAGGAAAAGGTGCGCGGACAAAGCCCCGATGTTCGCGCAGCCGCCCGCCAGGAGGCCTCCGCTGCAGTCGTTGCCGATCTCTACAAACTCTGGCAGGACACGCTGCCCCGCATCTCTGGAAAATCAAAGCTCGCCGAAGCCATTCGCTATGCCCTTCATCGACGGGAAGCCTTCGAACAGTTCCTCCATGACGGGCGCATCGAAATAGACTCCAACATTGTTGAGCGTGCAATCAGACCCCAGGCAATTGTTCGGAAGAACAGCCTATTTGCCGGAAATGCAGGGGGCGGAAGGACTTGGGCCACACTCTCTACGCTCATCCAGTCCGCCAAGATGAACGAAGTTGATCCGCTGGCCTGGCTGACGCAGACGCTTGAGCGTATCGCCGCAGGTTGGCCATCAAGCGATCTCGACGCTCTGATGCCCTGGAACTTCAAGAAGTAA